In Tachysurus fulvidraco isolate hzauxx_2018 chromosome 11, HZAU_PFXX_2.0, whole genome shotgun sequence, one DNA window encodes the following:
- the sap130b gene encoding histone deacetylase complex subunit SAP130b isoform X3 codes for MMSSQQYQRTGLNPAHTPGVQTKTTTGHEDSGRDSGLASSSSAAAPLRDEKQEPVVVRPYGPTSSASPLLPQHIPVTFTEGPNKTALKTPIPSRIIAPAPAQGHLTLPHKVPGHITVTMESAMPQAPGIPVATISGQQGHTGNLNRITRLQIIHGGTPALIGSSATPQHQFPSHLPRGAAAAAVMSSSKGATVLRPASGPNTAAGQPTVQHIIHQPIQSRPIATTSTAVLPTVMAPVAATRPQSPVISTVTAHTGELVHGRSAITLHPPAATLNIQRVPHTRDTNPRITLPSHPAIGTQKPLMAHSMAQKSIFSTVTPVAAATVAPILATNTVPSTTTTGSVTQVSNSNIVTVTVASHSTHATAATTSTIPVAKVVPQPITHTSPRIQSEFSGERGNLIPISAHRASPNPAAAMENRSDARQSVPMQFQYFLPAYQSASYPLTHTYTPITSSVSNMRPFPVTAQAPSAAQPGMGMASAVHLNSMQLMTVDRITQINTQNMQPAAVAAQGGQNAAIAAQGLHPNTPITPQSIQAAPINPQQNPSEAKTSVVLADGSALVANAINSTFNSNQPVATVTQAHSQGGGSGTPTLVSSPRPSILRKKPTIDGTAVRKNLMVTQLCDSVRMDGGLRSAAGSPRPSGVKPKSEVLMGLAPPVSAAVDAISGQSGEQIVAPPPSQIPAQPVSALLTSVTPPSQPVPAAMAVTPPIPSMANVVAPPSHPAASSTAACAVSSNFPEVKQEAVPMDTSKPDLTPGASPRKKPRKQQHVISTEESEMMETNSTDEEKPPAKPVSHRLEKRKSPPKEYIDEEGVRYVPVRIRPPVTLLRHYRNPWKAAYHHFQRYSEVRVKEDKKGNLQDVANQKGVVCRAQGWKIHLCAAQLVQLTNLEHDVYSRLTSLQEGIAPKKKASADDDLHRISELIQGNMQRCKLVMDQITEAREAMMKVLDHRERVLKLLNKNSNTKKLHKLHKRKDRA; via the exons ATGATGAGTTCACAGCAGTATCAGAGAACAGGACTGaaccctgcacacacaccagggGTCCAAACCAAGACCACCACAG GTCATGAGGACAGTGGGCGTGACTCTGGTCTCGCTTCTTCCTCCAGCGCCGCCGCTCCCCTCAGAGATGAAAAGCAGGAGCCGGTGGTGGTGCGACCGTACGGCCCGACGTCCTCTGCCTCTCCGTTACTTCCTCAGCACATCCCTGTCACCTTCACCGAAGGACCAAACAAG ACTGCACTGAAGACTCCTATACCTAGCCGTATAATTGCCCCAGCTCCAGCTCAGGGGCATCTCACCCTGCCCCACAAAGTGCCCGGGCACATCACAGTCACCATGGAGAGCGCCATGCCGCAGGCACCTGGGATCCCAGTGGCCACCATCAGCGGACAGCAG GGTCACACTGGGAATCTGAACCGCATCACCAGGCTGCAGATTATCCACGGTGGGACTCCGGCACTGATCGGCTCCTCGGCCACGCCGCAACATCAGTTTCCCTCACATTTACCTAGAG GAGCTGCAGCCGCTGCTGTGATGTCCAGTTCAAAGGGAGCGACCGTGTTGAGACCGGCGTCAGGACCGAATACCGCAGCGGGACAGCCGACGGTGCAACACATCATCCATCAGCCCATTCAG TCACGTCCGATAGCCACCACGTCCACAGCGGTCTTACCCACAGTCATGGCTCCGGTGGCAGCCACCAGGCCTCAGTCTCCCGTTATCAGCACGGTGACGGCTCACACAGGGGAATTAGTGCACGG GCGCTCAGCTATCACCCTCCACCCTCCTGCTGCTACCCTGAACATCCAGCGGGTTCCTCACACCCGGGACACGAACCCACGCATCACGCTTCCATCCCACCCAGCTATCGGCACTCAGAAGCCACTCATGGCTCACTCCATGGCGCAG AAATCGATCTTTAGCACCGTGACGCCTGTCGCTGCGGCAACCGTCGCCCCAATCCTGGCCACCAACACGGTTCCTTCAACAACAACTACAG GCTCTGTGACGCAGGTATCCAACAGTAACATCGTAACCGTGACCGTGGCCTCTCATTCCACTCACGCCACTGCAGCGACCACCTCCACCATCCCCGTGG CGAAGGTGGTGCCCCAGCcgatcacacacacctctcctcGCATCCAGTCTGAGTTTAGTGGAGAAAGAGGGAACCTCATCCCCATCTCAGCCCATCGCGCGTCTCCTAATCCTGCTGCTGCTATGGAGAACCGCAGCGATGCCAG GCAGTCTGTTCCTATGCAGTTTCAGTACTTTCTGCCAGCCTACCAATCAGCTTCTTACCCTctgacacacacctacacacccatCACCAGCTCCGTGTCGAACATGCGCCCGTTTCCAG tgacgGCTCAGGCACCCTCTGCTGCTCAGCCCGGCATGGGCATGGCCTCCGCCGTCCATCTAAACTCCATGCAGCTGATGACGGTGGACCGCATCACGCAAATCAACACTCAGAACATGCAGCCAGCGGCCGTGGCGGCACAAGGAGGCCAAAATGCAGCCATTGCCGCTCAGGGTCTTCACCCCAACACCCCCATTACACCGCAGAGCATCCAGGCTGCTCCCATCAACCCCCAACAAAACCCAAGTGAGGCCAAGACTTCAG TGGTGCTGGCTGACGGCTCAGCTCTGGTCGCCAACGCCATCAACAGCACCTTTAACTCCAATCAGCCTGTTGCCACGGTAACTCAGGCACACTCACAGGGAGGTGGATCAGGTACGCCAACACTGGTTTCGTCTCCTCGACCCAGCATCCTCCGCAAAAAACCCACCATCGATGG caccgCTGTGAGGAAGAATCTGATGGTAACTCAGCTCTGTGACTCTGTCAGGATGGATGGAGGTCTGAGGAGCGCTGCAGGATCACCACGACCCTCTGG AGTAAAACCCAAATCCGAGGTGCTCATGGGATTGGCTCCTCCTGTCAGTGCCGCAGTGGACGCTATTTCAGGACAAAGCGGAGAGCAGATCGTAGCCCCGCCTCCTTCTCAAATCCCCGCTCAGCCCGTCTCCGCCCTCCTCACGTCAGTCACACCACCTTCTCAGCCCGTCCCTGCTGCCATGGCAGTGACTCCACCCATCCCTTCGATGGCCAATGTAGTGGCTCCGCCTTCTCACCCAGCAGCCAGTAGTACCGCAGCTTGTGCAGTTAGCTCAAACTTTCCAGAAGTTAAGCAGGAGGCGGTGCCCATGGACACCTCAAAACCAG ATCTCACGCCTGGAGCTTCACCCAGAAAAAAGCCCCGGAAGCAGCAGCACGTCATCTCCACCGAGGAGAGCGAGATGATGGAGACCAACAGCACAGACGAGGAAAAACCTCCAGCCAAACCCGTCAGTCACCGTCTGGAGAAACGCAAATCGCCTCCTAAAGAGTACATCG acgagGAGGGCGTGCGGTACGTTCCCGTCCGAATCCGTCCTCCGGTCACTCTCCTGCGCCATTACCGGAACCCCTGGAAAGCTGCTTATCATCATTTCCAGAGATACAGCGAAGTCCGGGTCAAAG AGGATAAAAAAGGAAATCTTCAGGACGTGGCCAATCAGAAAGGGGTCGTGTGTCGAGCTCAAGGCTGGAAGATCCATCTGTGTGCAGCTCAGCTGGTGCAGCTG ACGAATCTGGAGCACGACGTCTACAGCCGTTTGACGAGTCTGCAGGAGGGAATCGCCCCCAAGAAAAAAGCGTCAGCAGACGACGATCTGCACCGCATCAGCGAGCTCATACAG GGTAACATGCAGCGCTGTAAGCTGGTGATGGATCAGATCACGGAGGCTCGCGAGGCCATGATGAAAGTGCTGGACCACAGAGAGCGAGTCCTCAAACTCCTTAACAAGAACAGCAACACCAAGAAGCTCCACAAGCTCCATAAACGCAAAGACAGAGCATGA
- the sap130b gene encoding histone deacetylase complex subunit SAP130b isoform X1 — translation MMSSQQYQRTGLNPAHTPGVQTKTTTGHEDSGRDSGLASSSSAAAPLRDEKQEPVVVRPYGPTSSASPLLPQHIPVTFTEGPNKTALKTPIPSRIIAPAPAQGHLTLPHKVPGHITVTMESAMPQAPGIPVATISGQQGHTGNLNRITRLQIIHGGTPALIGSSATPQHQFPSHLPRGAAAAAVMSSSKGATVLRPASGPNTAAGQPTVQHIIHQPIQSRPIATTSTAVLPTVMAPVAATRPQSPVISTVTAHTGELVHGRSAITLHPPAATLNIQRVPHTRDTNPRITLPSHPAIGTQKPLMAHSMAQKSIFSTVTPVAAATVAPILATNTVPSTTTTGSVTQVSNSNIVTVTVASHSTHATAATTSTIPVAKVVPQPITHTSPRIQSEFSGERGNLIPISAHRASPNPAAAMENRSDARQSVPMQFQYFLPAYQSASYPLTHTYTPITSSVSNMRPFPVTAQAPSAAQPGMGMASAVHLNSMQLMTVDRITQINTQNMQPAAVAAQGGQNAAIAAQGLHPNTPITPQSIQAAPINPQQNPSEAKTSVVLADGSALVANAINSTFNSNQPVATVTQAHSQGGGSGTPTLVSSPRPSILRKKPTIDGTAVRKNLMVTQLCDSVRMDGGLRSAAGSPRPSGVKPKSEVLMGLAPPVSAAVDAISGQSGEQIVAPPPSQIPAQPVSALLTSVTPPSQPVPAAMAVTPPIPSMANVVAPPSHPAASSTAACAVSSNFPEVKQEAVPMDTSKPVAPAPPSVNPTLSVPSADLTPGASPRKKPRKQQHVISTEESEMMETNSTDEEKPPAKPVSHRLEKRKSPPKEYIDEEGVRYVPVRIRPPVTLLRHYRNPWKAAYHHFQRYSEVRVKEDKKGNLQDVANQKGVVCRAQGWKIHLCAAQLVQLTNLEHDVYSRLTSLQEGIAPKKKASADDDLHRISELIQGNMQRCKLVMDQITEAREAMMKVLDHRERVLKLLNKNSNTKKLHKLHKRKDRA, via the exons ATGATGAGTTCACAGCAGTATCAGAGAACAGGACTGaaccctgcacacacaccagggGTCCAAACCAAGACCACCACAG GTCATGAGGACAGTGGGCGTGACTCTGGTCTCGCTTCTTCCTCCAGCGCCGCCGCTCCCCTCAGAGATGAAAAGCAGGAGCCGGTGGTGGTGCGACCGTACGGCCCGACGTCCTCTGCCTCTCCGTTACTTCCTCAGCACATCCCTGTCACCTTCACCGAAGGACCAAACAAG ACTGCACTGAAGACTCCTATACCTAGCCGTATAATTGCCCCAGCTCCAGCTCAGGGGCATCTCACCCTGCCCCACAAAGTGCCCGGGCACATCACAGTCACCATGGAGAGCGCCATGCCGCAGGCACCTGGGATCCCAGTGGCCACCATCAGCGGACAGCAG GGTCACACTGGGAATCTGAACCGCATCACCAGGCTGCAGATTATCCACGGTGGGACTCCGGCACTGATCGGCTCCTCGGCCACGCCGCAACATCAGTTTCCCTCACATTTACCTAGAG GAGCTGCAGCCGCTGCTGTGATGTCCAGTTCAAAGGGAGCGACCGTGTTGAGACCGGCGTCAGGACCGAATACCGCAGCGGGACAGCCGACGGTGCAACACATCATCCATCAGCCCATTCAG TCACGTCCGATAGCCACCACGTCCACAGCGGTCTTACCCACAGTCATGGCTCCGGTGGCAGCCACCAGGCCTCAGTCTCCCGTTATCAGCACGGTGACGGCTCACACAGGGGAATTAGTGCACGG GCGCTCAGCTATCACCCTCCACCCTCCTGCTGCTACCCTGAACATCCAGCGGGTTCCTCACACCCGGGACACGAACCCACGCATCACGCTTCCATCCCACCCAGCTATCGGCACTCAGAAGCCACTCATGGCTCACTCCATGGCGCAG AAATCGATCTTTAGCACCGTGACGCCTGTCGCTGCGGCAACCGTCGCCCCAATCCTGGCCACCAACACGGTTCCTTCAACAACAACTACAG GCTCTGTGACGCAGGTATCCAACAGTAACATCGTAACCGTGACCGTGGCCTCTCATTCCACTCACGCCACTGCAGCGACCACCTCCACCATCCCCGTGG CGAAGGTGGTGCCCCAGCcgatcacacacacctctcctcGCATCCAGTCTGAGTTTAGTGGAGAAAGAGGGAACCTCATCCCCATCTCAGCCCATCGCGCGTCTCCTAATCCTGCTGCTGCTATGGAGAACCGCAGCGATGCCAG GCAGTCTGTTCCTATGCAGTTTCAGTACTTTCTGCCAGCCTACCAATCAGCTTCTTACCCTctgacacacacctacacacccatCACCAGCTCCGTGTCGAACATGCGCCCGTTTCCAG tgacgGCTCAGGCACCCTCTGCTGCTCAGCCCGGCATGGGCATGGCCTCCGCCGTCCATCTAAACTCCATGCAGCTGATGACGGTGGACCGCATCACGCAAATCAACACTCAGAACATGCAGCCAGCGGCCGTGGCGGCACAAGGAGGCCAAAATGCAGCCATTGCCGCTCAGGGTCTTCACCCCAACACCCCCATTACACCGCAGAGCATCCAGGCTGCTCCCATCAACCCCCAACAAAACCCAAGTGAGGCCAAGACTTCAG TGGTGCTGGCTGACGGCTCAGCTCTGGTCGCCAACGCCATCAACAGCACCTTTAACTCCAATCAGCCTGTTGCCACGGTAACTCAGGCACACTCACAGGGAGGTGGATCAGGTACGCCAACACTGGTTTCGTCTCCTCGACCCAGCATCCTCCGCAAAAAACCCACCATCGATGG caccgCTGTGAGGAAGAATCTGATGGTAACTCAGCTCTGTGACTCTGTCAGGATGGATGGAGGTCTGAGGAGCGCTGCAGGATCACCACGACCCTCTGG AGTAAAACCCAAATCCGAGGTGCTCATGGGATTGGCTCCTCCTGTCAGTGCCGCAGTGGACGCTATTTCAGGACAAAGCGGAGAGCAGATCGTAGCCCCGCCTCCTTCTCAAATCCCCGCTCAGCCCGTCTCCGCCCTCCTCACGTCAGTCACACCACCTTCTCAGCCCGTCCCTGCTGCCATGGCAGTGACTCCACCCATCCCTTCGATGGCCAATGTAGTGGCTCCGCCTTCTCACCCAGCAGCCAGTAGTACCGCAGCTTGTGCAGTTAGCTCAAACTTTCCAGAAGTTAAGCAGGAGGCGGTGCCCATGGACACCTCAAAACCAG TGGCTCCAGCGCCACCTAGCGTCAATCCCACCCTGTCGGTGCCATCTGCAGATCTCACGCCTGGAGCTTCACCCAGAAAAAAGCCCCGGAAGCAGCAGCACGTCATCTCCACCGAGGAGAGCGAGATGATGGAGACCAACAGCACAGACGAGGAAAAACCTCCAGCCAAACCCGTCAGTCACCGTCTGGAGAAACGCAAATCGCCTCCTAAAGAGTACATCG acgagGAGGGCGTGCGGTACGTTCCCGTCCGAATCCGTCCTCCGGTCACTCTCCTGCGCCATTACCGGAACCCCTGGAAAGCTGCTTATCATCATTTCCAGAGATACAGCGAAGTCCGGGTCAAAG AGGATAAAAAAGGAAATCTTCAGGACGTGGCCAATCAGAAAGGGGTCGTGTGTCGAGCTCAAGGCTGGAAGATCCATCTGTGTGCAGCTCAGCTGGTGCAGCTG ACGAATCTGGAGCACGACGTCTACAGCCGTTTGACGAGTCTGCAGGAGGGAATCGCCCCCAAGAAAAAAGCGTCAGCAGACGACGATCTGCACCGCATCAGCGAGCTCATACAG GGTAACATGCAGCGCTGTAAGCTGGTGATGGATCAGATCACGGAGGCTCGCGAGGCCATGATGAAAGTGCTGGACCACAGAGAGCGAGTCCTCAAACTCCTTAACAAGAACAGCAACACCAAGAAGCTCCACAAGCTCCATAAACGCAAAGACAGAGCATGA
- the sap130b gene encoding histone deacetylase complex subunit SAP130b isoform X2 — protein MMSSQQYQRTGLNPAHTPGVQTKTTTGHEDSGRDSGLASSSSAAAPLRDEKQEPVVVRPYGPTSSASPLLPQHIPVTFTEGPNKTALKTPIPSRIIAPAPAQGHLTLPHKVPGHITVTMESAMPQAPGIPVATISGQQGHTGNLNRITRLQIIHGGTPALIGSSATPQHQFPSHLPRGAAAAAVMSSSKGATVLRPASGPNTAAGQPTVQHIIHQPIQSRPIATTSTAVLPTVMAPVAATRPQSPVISTVTAHTGELVHGRSAITLHPPAATLNIQRVPHTRDTNPRITLPSHPAIGTQKPLMAHSMAQKSIFSTVTPVAAATVAPILATNTVPSTTTTGSVTQVSNSNIVTVTVASHSTHATAATTSTIPVAKVVPQPITHTSPRIQSEFSGERGNLIPISAHRASPNPAAAMENRSDARQSVPMQFQYFLPAYQSASYPLTHTYTPITSSVSNMRPFPVTAQAPSAAQPGMGMASAVHLNSMQLMTVDRITQINTQNMQPAAVAAQGGQNAAIAAQGLHPNTPITPQSIQAAPINPQQNPMVLADGSALVANAINSTFNSNQPVATVTQAHSQGGGSGTPTLVSSPRPSILRKKPTIDGTAVRKNLMVTQLCDSVRMDGGLRSAAGSPRPSGVKPKSEVLMGLAPPVSAAVDAISGQSGEQIVAPPPSQIPAQPVSALLTSVTPPSQPVPAAMAVTPPIPSMANVVAPPSHPAASSTAACAVSSNFPEVKQEAVPMDTSKPVAPAPPSVNPTLSVPSADLTPGASPRKKPRKQQHVISTEESEMMETNSTDEEKPPAKPVSHRLEKRKSPPKEYIDEEGVRYVPVRIRPPVTLLRHYRNPWKAAYHHFQRYSEVRVKEDKKGNLQDVANQKGVVCRAQGWKIHLCAAQLVQLTNLEHDVYSRLTSLQEGIAPKKKASADDDLHRISELIQGNMQRCKLVMDQITEAREAMMKVLDHRERVLKLLNKNSNTKKLHKLHKRKDRA, from the exons ATGATGAGTTCACAGCAGTATCAGAGAACAGGACTGaaccctgcacacacaccagggGTCCAAACCAAGACCACCACAG GTCATGAGGACAGTGGGCGTGACTCTGGTCTCGCTTCTTCCTCCAGCGCCGCCGCTCCCCTCAGAGATGAAAAGCAGGAGCCGGTGGTGGTGCGACCGTACGGCCCGACGTCCTCTGCCTCTCCGTTACTTCCTCAGCACATCCCTGTCACCTTCACCGAAGGACCAAACAAG ACTGCACTGAAGACTCCTATACCTAGCCGTATAATTGCCCCAGCTCCAGCTCAGGGGCATCTCACCCTGCCCCACAAAGTGCCCGGGCACATCACAGTCACCATGGAGAGCGCCATGCCGCAGGCACCTGGGATCCCAGTGGCCACCATCAGCGGACAGCAG GGTCACACTGGGAATCTGAACCGCATCACCAGGCTGCAGATTATCCACGGTGGGACTCCGGCACTGATCGGCTCCTCGGCCACGCCGCAACATCAGTTTCCCTCACATTTACCTAGAG GAGCTGCAGCCGCTGCTGTGATGTCCAGTTCAAAGGGAGCGACCGTGTTGAGACCGGCGTCAGGACCGAATACCGCAGCGGGACAGCCGACGGTGCAACACATCATCCATCAGCCCATTCAG TCACGTCCGATAGCCACCACGTCCACAGCGGTCTTACCCACAGTCATGGCTCCGGTGGCAGCCACCAGGCCTCAGTCTCCCGTTATCAGCACGGTGACGGCTCACACAGGGGAATTAGTGCACGG GCGCTCAGCTATCACCCTCCACCCTCCTGCTGCTACCCTGAACATCCAGCGGGTTCCTCACACCCGGGACACGAACCCACGCATCACGCTTCCATCCCACCCAGCTATCGGCACTCAGAAGCCACTCATGGCTCACTCCATGGCGCAG AAATCGATCTTTAGCACCGTGACGCCTGTCGCTGCGGCAACCGTCGCCCCAATCCTGGCCACCAACACGGTTCCTTCAACAACAACTACAG GCTCTGTGACGCAGGTATCCAACAGTAACATCGTAACCGTGACCGTGGCCTCTCATTCCACTCACGCCACTGCAGCGACCACCTCCACCATCCCCGTGG CGAAGGTGGTGCCCCAGCcgatcacacacacctctcctcGCATCCAGTCTGAGTTTAGTGGAGAAAGAGGGAACCTCATCCCCATCTCAGCCCATCGCGCGTCTCCTAATCCTGCTGCTGCTATGGAGAACCGCAGCGATGCCAG GCAGTCTGTTCCTATGCAGTTTCAGTACTTTCTGCCAGCCTACCAATCAGCTTCTTACCCTctgacacacacctacacacccatCACCAGCTCCGTGTCGAACATGCGCCCGTTTCCAG tgacgGCTCAGGCACCCTCTGCTGCTCAGCCCGGCATGGGCATGGCCTCCGCCGTCCATCTAAACTCCATGCAGCTGATGACGGTGGACCGCATCACGCAAATCAACACTCAGAACATGCAGCCAGCGGCCGTGGCGGCACAAGGAGGCCAAAATGCAGCCATTGCCGCTCAGGGTCTTCACCCCAACACCCCCATTACACCGCAGAGCATCCAGGCTGCTCCCATCAACCCCCAACAAAACCCAA TGGTGCTGGCTGACGGCTCAGCTCTGGTCGCCAACGCCATCAACAGCACCTTTAACTCCAATCAGCCTGTTGCCACGGTAACTCAGGCACACTCACAGGGAGGTGGATCAGGTACGCCAACACTGGTTTCGTCTCCTCGACCCAGCATCCTCCGCAAAAAACCCACCATCGATGG caccgCTGTGAGGAAGAATCTGATGGTAACTCAGCTCTGTGACTCTGTCAGGATGGATGGAGGTCTGAGGAGCGCTGCAGGATCACCACGACCCTCTGG AGTAAAACCCAAATCCGAGGTGCTCATGGGATTGGCTCCTCCTGTCAGTGCCGCAGTGGACGCTATTTCAGGACAAAGCGGAGAGCAGATCGTAGCCCCGCCTCCTTCTCAAATCCCCGCTCAGCCCGTCTCCGCCCTCCTCACGTCAGTCACACCACCTTCTCAGCCCGTCCCTGCTGCCATGGCAGTGACTCCACCCATCCCTTCGATGGCCAATGTAGTGGCTCCGCCTTCTCACCCAGCAGCCAGTAGTACCGCAGCTTGTGCAGTTAGCTCAAACTTTCCAGAAGTTAAGCAGGAGGCGGTGCCCATGGACACCTCAAAACCAG TGGCTCCAGCGCCACCTAGCGTCAATCCCACCCTGTCGGTGCCATCTGCAGATCTCACGCCTGGAGCTTCACCCAGAAAAAAGCCCCGGAAGCAGCAGCACGTCATCTCCACCGAGGAGAGCGAGATGATGGAGACCAACAGCACAGACGAGGAAAAACCTCCAGCCAAACCCGTCAGTCACCGTCTGGAGAAACGCAAATCGCCTCCTAAAGAGTACATCG acgagGAGGGCGTGCGGTACGTTCCCGTCCGAATCCGTCCTCCGGTCACTCTCCTGCGCCATTACCGGAACCCCTGGAAAGCTGCTTATCATCATTTCCAGAGATACAGCGAAGTCCGGGTCAAAG AGGATAAAAAAGGAAATCTTCAGGACGTGGCCAATCAGAAAGGGGTCGTGTGTCGAGCTCAAGGCTGGAAGATCCATCTGTGTGCAGCTCAGCTGGTGCAGCTG ACGAATCTGGAGCACGACGTCTACAGCCGTTTGACGAGTCTGCAGGAGGGAATCGCCCCCAAGAAAAAAGCGTCAGCAGACGACGATCTGCACCGCATCAGCGAGCTCATACAG GGTAACATGCAGCGCTGTAAGCTGGTGATGGATCAGATCACGGAGGCTCGCGAGGCCATGATGAAAGTGCTGGACCACAGAGAGCGAGTCCTCAAACTCCTTAACAAGAACAGCAACACCAAGAAGCTCCACAAGCTCCATAAACGCAAAGACAGAGCATGA